Genomic DNA from bacterium:
TCGTCTCCGACGCGAACCGGTCATGCGCATACTCCGGGACCGCGGCCTCGTTCGTGAGGATCGCGAGGTGGCCACTCGTCACCGCGTGACGGGCGTTGAGCTGTGGTGTCGTGGCGAGCGCCAGGATCCGTGCCGCGAGATCCGGATACTTCGAATTCTTGCTGATCATGTACACGATGGGGTGACTTAGGGTGACCGGCTTGCCGCCCTTGCGCCCCGCCGGCACGAGGGCAAACCCGTACGTCTTCCACAGGTCGTCGGCCGGCATCTTGTACTGCGCGATCCATTGCGCCCAGCACCAGGTCCCGCACTGCGTGAAGAGCACCTGCCGGCTCACGACAACCTCGTGCCAGCTGTTCCAGTCGGTGCCGATGAGGTCCTTCGGGGTCACCTTGTCGGTGACGACGGCATCATGAAAGAACGTGTATTCGTCGTGCAGGGCCTTGGTGTCGAGCAGCAGCTTGCCGCTCGCGTCCTGCGTCCGGCCCCCGAACGCCTCGTAGTACATGTAGTAGTCCGGGCCGTTGATCGGCCGGATCCACCACCCGTGCCCGGGCGTGACGACCCCCTTCTCCACCGCCTCCTTCGCGGTCTGCAGCAGATCGGCGAGCGTGAACTGACCGGCCTCGATCGCCTTGGACAGCCCGGCGATCTTCTCCTGAGGCCATCCGAGTTTGGCGAGCAGCGGCATGTTGTAATAGAGAGGCCGGGCCTCGACGTCCTGCGGGATCGCGTAGATCTTCCCCTCGAACTTGGTGGCCACCCAGAGGGTCGGGATGACCCTGGAAAACTCCGGGTACTTCTTGACGTAGGCGTCCAACGGGATGACGTAGCCGGCCGCGGCCCACGCGGCGATGTCCTCGTGACCGGTCGCCACGATGTCGGCCGCCTTTCCAGACTGCGCCGCCAGCACGAATCGCTGCTTGTAGGAACCCCAGTCCCCGGTTGAGAACGTCGCGTCCAGGGCAACCCTCATCCCCGAGCCCTCGGACGCCAGTTGCTGGTTGAGGGCGTCCGCGGCGGTGAGGAGGTTGTCCTTCCGATTGTACGAGGGCTCGTCGGGACCGATCGTCCACGCCGTCAGATGCACGACCTGTGCGGCGGCGGCGCTCGTTGGTGCGGGCACCACGGCTCCTTGTGCCGCAAGCGCCAGGAGAGACACGAGAGCGATGCTGGCGATACGCCTGCTCATACGGTTACCCTCCCTTCCCACACATCGCACCACACCGAACGGCTTTCATTGCAGCGCCTCAAAATCCGCTGGAACCGGCCGACGGCGCAGCGCCTCGCACGTCGGTCGCGACGGCCTCGGGAGGACACGAAACCTCACGCTGCCCGATCATCGACGACGCGTACGCCGGCTTCCATCCGGGACTCATCGGCTCCTTCAGGTACGGCTCCAGCTCCTTCGGGTCGCATCCCGAGAGACCCGCCTCCACGCCGCGCGCCGGGGCCAACTCTTCCACGACGGCGTCCGTGACGAGCAGCGCCGGCCCCGGCTCAACGCCGAGCCCCTGCACCACCTCCGCGATCTGCGCGGAGGCTCCGGGCCCGAACCAGACCCGGCTTGGCGCGGAACGGCCGCGCGGATTCCACATGATGCGCCTGCGACATCGTCACACGTCTCCTTCCGGGCGCTCCTTGCCTGCAAGCCCCAGGTACGCCGAGCGGACAGCCGCGCTCTCGCGGAGCTCGGCGCTCGTGCCGCCCAGCGCGATCCGCCCGGTCTCCAAGACGTACCCCCGGTCGGCAACGGCGAGCGCGC
This window encodes:
- a CDS encoding extracellular solute-binding protein, which produces MSRRIASIALVSLLALAAQGAVVPAPTSAAAAQVVHLTAWTIGPDEPSYNRKDNLLTAADALNQQLASEGSGMRVALDATFSTGDWGSYKQRFVLAAQSGKAADIVATGHEDIAAWAAAGYVIPLDAYVKKYPEFSRVIPTLWVATKFEGKIYAIPQDVEARPLYYNMPLLAKLGWPQEKIAGLSKAIEAGQFTLADLLQTAKEAVEKGVVTPGHGWWIRPINGPDYYMYYEAFGGRTQDASGKLLLDTKALHDEYTFFHDAVVTDKVTPKDLIGTDWNSWHEVVVSRQVLFTQCGTWCWAQWIAQYKMPADDLWKTYGFALVPAGRKGGKPVTLSHPIVYMISKNSKYPDLAARILALATTPQLNARHAVTSGHLAILTNEAAVPEYAHDRFASETIYMLKDTTFLPNNKLFGTYDQAMWLGLSAVIGGQMTPDQAVQTVTQQLRTNLGNNVLIR